The following proteins are co-located in the Silene latifolia isolate original U9 population chromosome 1, ASM4854445v1, whole genome shotgun sequence genome:
- the LOC141591462 gene encoding bidirectional sugar transporter SWEET5-like, protein MVNPSTVRSILGIIGNVITFGLFLSPVPTMYNIIKNKSVQQFSVDPYIATILNCVMWVIYGLPTVNPDHILVVTINGIGLGLEVIYVGIFLLYSTGWCLTRKRITFGLIFAAIFTLVVTMITFNVFHTTEKRTVFMGALCVAFNILMYFSPLTKSVKYMPFWLSLTNVLNGICWTAYACIHFDIWMVVPNGLGAVSGLIQLMLYWCYYKTTDWNDDSPDSLKHAKEV, encoded by the exons ATGGTGAATCCAAGTACTGTTAGAAGCATTCTCGGAATTATCG GGAATGTCATCACATTCGGCCTGTTTCTCTCCCCGGT ACCAACAATGTACAACATTATTAAGAACAAATCAGTACAACAATTCAGTGTCGACCCATATATTGCAACAATATTAAACTGTGTGATGTGGGTTATCTATGGACTTCCCACAGTCAACCCGGATCACATCCTAGTCGTCACAATCAACGGCATTGGGTTAGGCCTAGAGGTCATCTATGTCGGAATCTTTTTACTCTACTCTACTGGCTGGTGTCTTACCAGG AAAAGGATCACCTTTGGACTAATATTTGCGGCGATATTTACCTTAGTAGTAACGATGATTACCTTCAATGTTTTCCACACCACCGAAAAAAGGACAGTGTTTATGGGAGCCTTATGTGTTGCCTTCAACATTCTCATGTACTTCTCACCGTTGACAAAGAGTGTGAAATACATGCCTTTTTGGCTGTCTCTTACAAACGTCCTTAACGGAATTTGCTGGACCGCTTATGCTTGCATCCATTTTGATATCTGGATGGTG GTTCCGAATGGTTTGGGAGCGGTTTCTGGATTGATTCAGCTGATGTTGTATTGGTGTTACTACAAAACAACTGACTGGAACGATGACTCGCCCGACTCGCTTAAGCACGCAAAAGAAGTTTAA